The following are encoded together in the Mumia sp. Pv4-285 genome:
- a CDS encoding cation:proton antiporter yields the protein MESLFWIVLVAAIAPVVAAAVPRRLVPEVVLLLVGGILVGPFGLELAEVDAPIELLNELGLGMLFLLAGYEIEVDELRGRGGRRALGTWLVCLALAFVTISVLGTQNEQHAETAVAIALTSTALGTLLPILKDMQLMGTRFGRTVVNHGTFGELGPVLAMAILLGVNSPERSLVTLVVFVGAALLVAAVPTRLFPRARIVPGLVRAGAETTAQTTVRFTVLLLVTLSMIAIVFELDTILGAFAAGFILRRVLPGGDERLETKLDGLAFGFLIPIFFVTSGMAIDPAAIAEAPMVMITFVLLILLVRGGPVLVETLRQREPDGTKSFDTRDSVRVALWASTGLPLIVAVSQVAVDAGEMTSATASILVAGGAVTVLLLPMTATLIHLRRPTHQQGVSPDRSS from the coding sequence TGGTGGCGGCGATCGCGCCGGTCGTGGCCGCTGCCGTGCCGCGCCGGCTCGTCCCGGAGGTCGTCCTGCTGCTGGTCGGCGGCATCCTCGTCGGTCCGTTCGGCCTCGAGCTCGCGGAGGTCGACGCCCCGATCGAGCTGCTGAACGAGCTCGGGCTGGGGATGCTCTTCCTCCTGGCCGGGTACGAGATCGAGGTCGACGAGCTGCGGGGCAGGGGCGGCCGTCGCGCACTCGGCACGTGGCTGGTGTGCCTGGCGCTCGCCTTCGTGACGATCTCGGTCCTCGGCACGCAGAACGAGCAGCACGCGGAGACGGCCGTGGCGATCGCGCTCACCTCGACCGCGCTGGGCACCCTGCTGCCGATCCTGAAGGACATGCAGCTCATGGGCACGCGGTTCGGCAGGACGGTCGTGAACCACGGCACGTTCGGCGAGCTCGGTCCGGTGCTGGCGATGGCGATCCTTCTCGGCGTCAACAGTCCGGAGCGTTCGCTGGTCACGCTCGTGGTCTTCGTCGGGGCCGCGCTCCTCGTCGCGGCGGTCCCGACACGCCTGTTCCCTCGCGCCCGGATCGTGCCCGGACTCGTGCGCGCGGGCGCGGAGACCACCGCGCAGACGACGGTGCGATTCACCGTGCTTCTCCTCGTCACGCTCAGCATGATCGCGATCGTCTTCGAGCTCGACACGATCCTGGGGGCGTTCGCGGCCGGGTTCATCCTCCGCCGTGTGCTCCCCGGTGGTGACGAGCGTCTCGAGACGAAGCTCGACGGGCTCGCGTTCGGGTTCCTCATCCCGATCTTCTTCGTCACCTCGGGGATGGCGATCGACCCGGCTGCCATCGCCGAGGCGCCGATGGTCATGATCACGTTCGTCCTGCTCATCCTGCTGGTGCGCGGCGGCCCGGTCCTGGTGGAGACGCTGCGCCAGCGCGAACCCGACGGGACGAAGAGCTTCGACACCCGTGACTCCGTGCGGGTGGCGCTGTGGGCATCGACCGGCCTCCCGCTCATCGTCGCGGTGAGCCAGGTCGCCGTCGACGCGGGGGAGATGACGTCGGCGACGGCGTCGATCCTCGTCGCGGGTGGTGCCGTCACCGTGCTGCTGCTGCCGATGACGGCGACGCTGATCCACCTGCGGAGGCCGACCCACCAGCAAGGAGTCTCGCCCGATCGGTCATCATGA
- a CDS encoding MaoC family dehydratase, with the protein MQFGRSYEEFEVGATYKHWPGKTVTEYDDHLFCLLTMNHHPLHMDVNYAEKTTQFGQNVVVGNYVYSILLGMSVPDISGKAIANLEIESLRHVAPTFHGDTIYGQTTVLDKWESTSKDDRGVVYVETIGYNQDGKVVCIFRRKVMVPKDNYLEARGGEQPGRPVPQADKNWPGPTAE; encoded by the coding sequence ATGCAGTTCGGTCGCAGCTACGAGGAGTTCGAGGTCGGCGCGACCTACAAGCACTGGCCTGGCAAGACGGTGACCGAGTACGACGACCACCTCTTCTGCCTGCTGACGATGAACCACCACCCGCTCCACATGGACGTGAACTACGCGGAGAAGACCACGCAGTTCGGTCAGAACGTGGTCGTGGGCAACTACGTCTACTCGATCCTGCTCGGCATGAGCGTTCCCGACATCTCGGGCAAGGCGATCGCGAACCTCGAGATCGAGTCTCTGCGCCACGTCGCGCCGACCTTCCACGGCGACACGATCTACGGCCAGACCACGGTGCTCGACAAGTGGGAGAGCACCTCGAAGGACGACCGCGGCGTCGTCTACGTCGAGACGATCGGCTACAACCAGGACGGCAAGGTCGTCTGCATCTTCCGTCGCAAGGTCATGGTCCCGAAGGACAACTACCTCGAGGCGCGCGGCGGTGAGCAGCCCGGTCGTCCGGTGCCGCAGGCCGACAAGAACTGGCCCGGCCCGACCGCAGAGTGA
- a CDS encoding MarR family winged helix-turn-helix transcriptional regulator yields MTTPESLAGHLEEFFLQVAACCEDEGLDAFVEAELSATQVRTLLLVSSRPGDTQITDIARALGISVAAAGRAVDQLVGVGLTSRHECQQDRRVRVVTLTDEGRDLVGRQLRTKRAALLEIVRDLSEPTRSLLDRALTAAIAERQPTTPG; encoded by the coding sequence GTGACAACACCCGAGTCTCTCGCCGGCCACCTGGAGGAGTTCTTCCTCCAGGTGGCTGCGTGCTGTGAGGACGAGGGGCTCGACGCCTTCGTCGAAGCCGAGCTCTCCGCCACGCAGGTGCGCACGCTTCTGCTGGTCTCGTCCCGCCCGGGCGACACGCAGATCACCGACATCGCGCGTGCGCTCGGGATCTCGGTCGCTGCTGCCGGTCGGGCCGTGGACCAGCTGGTCGGCGTCGGGCTGACGAGCCGCCATGAGTGCCAGCAGGACCGTCGTGTGCGGGTCGTCACTCTCACCGACGAGGGACGTGACCTCGTCGGTCGACAGCTCAGGACGAAGCGGGCTGCCCTGCTAGAAATCGTTCGCGATCTGTCCGAACCCACACGTAGCCTTCTTGATCGTGCGCTAACAGCAGCGATCGCCGAACGCCAACCCACCACCCCCGGGTAA
- a CDS encoding DHA2 family efflux MFS transporter permease subunit, which yields MSQDIQSAPGGVPGDVDPQSDKLDAAVLKIAGVVVLGAIMSILDITVVSVALPTFQSEFDATYAEVAWTMTAYTLALATVIPLTGWAADRFGTKRLYMTALTLFTLGSVLCSLAGGITELVAFRVVQGLGGGMLMPLGMTIMTRAAGPHRIGRVMAVLGVPMLLGPILGPIIGGWLIESLTWHWIFLINLPIGIIALVYAWRVLPKDSPEPSESFDWTGMILLSPGLALFLFGVSSIPEEGTIWATKVLVTSAIGAALIVAFVFHAFRPEHPLVDLRLFKHRNLTVAVITMAAFAIAFFGASILFAAYFLQVRGETTLMAGFLLVPQGIGAMLTMPIGGMLTDKIGPGKIVLTGLALTAAGMAVFTQVAADTSYWILLPGLFVMGLGMGLTMMPTMTAALATLTDHTIARGSTLMNIVQQVAASIGTAVFSVVLTNQLKAGEKLGDLLQLPPGTPSEITDASLANAAIGSRTVPELFDMLSGAGLLQRGFAEAADAFGVTFVLATVLIALTLIPAAFLPRKKIEREVEEGAAAAPIVMH from the coding sequence ATGAGTCAAGACATCCAATCCGCGCCGGGCGGCGTGCCCGGCGACGTGGACCCGCAGAGCGACAAGCTCGACGCGGCAGTCCTCAAGATCGCCGGCGTGGTCGTGCTCGGCGCGATCATGTCGATCCTCGACATCACCGTCGTCAGCGTCGCGCTGCCGACGTTCCAGTCCGAGTTCGACGCGACCTATGCCGAGGTCGCCTGGACGATGACGGCCTACACGCTCGCGCTCGCGACCGTCATCCCACTGACAGGGTGGGCTGCTGATCGTTTCGGCACGAAGCGTCTCTACATGACGGCGCTGACCCTCTTCACCCTCGGCTCCGTGCTCTGCAGCCTCGCCGGCGGCATCACCGAGCTGGTCGCGTTCCGCGTGGTCCAGGGCCTGGGCGGCGGCATGCTGATGCCGCTCGGCATGACGATCATGACCCGCGCCGCCGGCCCTCACCGGATCGGTCGCGTCATGGCCGTGCTGGGCGTCCCGATGCTGCTCGGCCCGATCCTCGGTCCGATCATCGGCGGCTGGCTCATCGAGAGCCTCACCTGGCACTGGATCTTCCTGATCAACCTGCCGATCGGCATCATCGCGCTCGTCTACGCGTGGCGCGTGCTTCCCAAGGACTCGCCCGAGCCGTCGGAGTCCTTCGACTGGACCGGCATGATCCTGTTGTCGCCTGGTCTCGCACTCTTCCTGTTCGGTGTCTCCTCGATCCCCGAGGAGGGCACCATCTGGGCGACCAAGGTGCTGGTGACGTCGGCGATCGGCGCCGCGCTCATCGTGGCCTTCGTGTTCCACGCCTTCCGGCCGGAGCACCCGCTGGTCGACCTGCGCCTCTTCAAGCACCGCAACCTGACGGTGGCCGTGATCACCATGGCTGCCTTCGCGATCGCGTTCTTCGGGGCGAGCATCCTGTTCGCGGCGTACTTCCTTCAGGTGCGCGGTGAGACGACCCTGATGGCCGGCTTCCTCCTCGTCCCGCAGGGCATCGGCGCGATGCTCACGATGCCGATCGGCGGCATGCTGACCGACAAGATCGGTCCCGGCAAGATCGTGCTGACCGGCCTTGCGCTGACCGCTGCGGGCATGGCGGTGTTCACCCAGGTCGCCGCGGACACCTCCTACTGGATCCTGCTGCCGGGTCTGTTCGTGATGGGTCTCGGCATGGGTCTCACGATGATGCCGACGATGACGGCGGCGCTCGCAACCCTGACCGACCACACGATCGCCCGGGGCTCGACGCTGATGAACATCGTCCAGCAGGTCGCGGCGTCGATCGGCACGGCGGTGTTCTCGGTGGTGCTGACCAACCAGCTCAAGGCGGGGGAGAAGCTCGGCGACCTCCTCCAGCTGCCGCCCGGCACCCCGAGCGAGATCACCGACGCGTCGCTCGCGAACGCGGCCATCGGCTCGCGCACCGTGCCCGAGCTGTTCGACATGCTGTCGGGTGCGGGGCTACTGCAGCGAGGGTTCGCGGAGGCGGCTGACGCGTTCGGCGTGACGTTCGTCCTCGCGACGGTGCTCATCGCGCTCACGCTGATCCCGGCGGCGTTCCTGCCGCGCAAGAAGATCGAGCGAGAGGTCGAGGAGGGCGCAGCGGCGGCCCCGATCGTCATGCACTGA
- a CDS encoding PHP domain-containing protein — protein sequence MLIDLHTHSRRSDGTDSPTELVENAARAGLDVVALTDHDAMTGWDEAQVAADRVGITLVKGLEISCRFHHKGVHLLGYEPDPTDAALLVELERVLGGRQDRLPRTIARLQDLGIDITEADVLMVSGDAAATGRPHVADALIAKGVVVNRDEAFERFLMPGRPAYVDRYAADLESMIRLLVDAGGRPVIAHPWTRQSRSVLTVENLAKLVDVGLVGLEVDHNDHDADTRTRLRAIAHELDLVVTGSSDYHGTGKIGYDLGVNTTAPDQAARLLGDRVPLF from the coding sequence GTGCTCATCGACCTCCACACCCACTCCCGCCGCTCCGACGGCACCGACAGCCCGACGGAGCTCGTGGAGAACGCGGCCCGGGCGGGACTCGACGTGGTCGCGCTCACGGACCACGACGCGATGACCGGGTGGGACGAGGCGCAGGTCGCTGCTGACAGGGTCGGCATCACGTTGGTCAAGGGGCTCGAGATCTCCTGCCGGTTCCACCACAAGGGTGTCCACCTTCTCGGCTACGAGCCTGACCCGACGGACGCGGCGCTCCTCGTCGAGCTCGAGCGGGTGCTCGGCGGACGCCAGGACCGGCTCCCTCGTACGATCGCCCGCCTCCAGGACCTCGGCATCGACATCACCGAGGCGGACGTGCTCATGGTGTCCGGCGACGCCGCCGCGACCGGACGGCCGCACGTCGCGGACGCGCTGATCGCGAAGGGCGTCGTCGTCAACCGCGACGAGGCGTTCGAGCGGTTCCTGATGCCCGGACGCCCGGCGTACGTCGACCGGTACGCCGCGGACCTCGAGTCCATGATCCGTCTGCTCGTCGATGCAGGCGGTCGTCCCGTGATCGCCCATCCGTGGACGCGGCAGAGCCGTTCGGTGCTCACGGTCGAGAACCTCGCGAAGCTCGTCGACGTCGGGCTGGTCGGGCTCGAGGTCGACCACAACGACCACGACGCCGACACCCGGACCCGGCTGCGCGCCATCGCGCATGAGCTCGACCTCGTGGTCACCGGGTCGAGCGACTACCACGGCACGGGCAAGATCGGGTACGACCTGGGCGTGAACACCACCGCCCCCGACCAGGCGGCGCGCCTGCTCGGTGACCGCGTCCCCCTCTTCTGA